A genomic window from Pagrus major chromosome 23, Pma_NU_1.0 includes:
- the LOC141020137 gene encoding kelch-like protein 11, whose amino-acid sequence MCGCVCRLLSFTTLLHFPPPLTSSAGSRMAAAAPNPEDSARSSGSGGTSTPSALAGDGDAEETEDFTSSSHCSELSRRQNEQRKQGLFCDVTLAFSSGVAAGSVQSCEFSAHRSVLAAATDYFTPLLGGQFSESLSGRVEMKEWSSELGPDPDTVESVIQYMYTGEIRVSTCNVHEVLELADRFLLLQLKDFCGEFLKKKLSLTNCVAVHSLAHMYTLDQLALRAADMIRRNFHKVIQDDEFYTLPFHLVRDWLSDAEITVDSEEVLFEAVVKWVQKNSDERSRYFEELFRLLRLPQIKPTYLTRVVKNERLVAANEACLRLVSEAVEGHAIRFENLKSADMEFWSSHMASFQPRFGQNMDVIMVVGGVSEGGDYLSECVGYFIYEDRWVNLPHIHNHLDGHAIAATESHVYVAGSMEPGFAKTVERYNPNRNTWEQVSNLTTRKHSFGLTCIKDILYSIGGHGNFSPGFKDVSVYEPEQDKWHNLESAPKILRDVKAVSVEDRYVYVTARTPVDTDNEDGLKTVTTRYDTESRQWQDVDSLPLIDNYCIFQMAVASTNFYHTASCCPKSYTERDEVAKQKISVRISDEILESLPPEVTSIEGAAICHFDEDVFIIGGWKNSDDVDKQYRKEAYRYCAERKRWMLLPPMPQPRCRATACHVRIPYRFLYGCQRYPMPQNLARQRDRMQQMQQLHRRTLTLRRQLQSQIEC is encoded by the exons ATGTGTGGCTGCGTATGtcgcctcctctccttcactactTTACTTCATTTCCCACCACCGCTAACCTCCAGCGCCGGCAGCAGAATGGCAGCGGCTGCCCCCAACCCGGAGGACTCCGCCAGGAGCAGTGGTAGCGGCGGCACCAGCACGCCCAGCGCCCTCGCCGGAGACGGGGACGCGGAGGAAACCGAGGACTTCACGTCCTCCTCCCACTGCTCGGAGCTGTCTCGGCGGCAGAACGAGCAGAGGAAGCAGGGCTTGTTCTGCGACGTGACGCTGGCCTTCAGCAGCGGGGTGGCCGCCGGGAGCGTCCAGAGCTGTGAGTTTTCAGCCCACAGGTCTGTGCTGGCCGCGGCCACCGATTATTTCACCCCCCTGCTGGGAGGACAGTTCTCCGAGTCCTTGTCCGGACGTGTAGAGATGAAGGAATGGAGCTCGGAGCTGGGGCCGGACCCGGACACGGTGGAGAGTGTCATCCAGTACATGTACACTGGAGAAATACGCGTTAGCACCTGCAATGTACATGAAGTGCTGGAGCTAGCTGATAG GtttctcctgctgcagctgaaggaTTTCTGTGGTGAGTTCCTCAAGAAGAAGCTGAGCCTGACCAACTGTGTGGCGGTGCACAGTCTGGCCCACATGTACACTTTGGACCAGCTGGCTCTGCGGGCTGCAGACATGATCCGCCGAAACTTCCACAAAGTAATCCAGGATGACGAGTTCTACACTCTGCCCTTCCACCTGGTCCGCGACTGGCTGTCTGACGCAGAGATCACGGTTGATTCTGAGGAGGTGCTGTTTGAGGCTGTGGTGAAGTGGGTGCAGAAGAACTCAGACGAGCGAAGCCGCTACTTCGAGGAGCTGTTCCGTCTCCTGAGGCTGCCCCAAATCAAACCCACCTACCTGACCAGGGTGGTGAAAAATGAGCGGCTGGTGGCCGCCAACGAGGCCTGTCTCCGGCTGGTGTCAGAGGCAGTTGAAGGCCACGCCATCCGCTTCGAGAACCTCAAGTCTGCTGATATGGAGTTCTGGTCTTCCCACATGGCCTCCTTTCAGCCTCGCTTTGGCCAGAACATGGATGTTATCATGGTTGTAGGCGGTGTTTCAGAGGGAGGGGACTACCTGAGCGAGTGTGTAGGCTACTTCATATACGAGGACCGCTGGGTCAACCTGCCGCACATCCACAACCACCTGGACGGCCACGCCATCGCTGCCACAGAGTCCCACGTCTACGTAGCTGGTTCTATGGAACCAGGCTTTGCTAAGACAGTGGAACGGTACAATCCCAATCGCAACACCTGGGAGCAGGTGAGCAACTTGACCACACGAAAGCATTCCTTTGGCCTCACCTGCATTAAGGATATACTGTACAGCATCGGTGGCCATGGGAACTTCAGTCCAGGTTTCAAAGATGTTAGTGTGTACGAGCCTGAGCAGGACAAGTGGCACAATCTGGAGTCTGCTCCTAAAATCCTGCGGGATGTGAAGGCTGTAAGTGTGGAGGACCGCTATGTGTACGTCACAGCACGCACACCTGTCGACACAGATAATGAGGATGGACTGAAGACAGTGACCACTCGCTACGACACAGAGAGCCGCCAGTGGCAAGATGTTGACTCCCTGCCCCTTATTGACAACTATTGCATCTTCCAGATGGCAGTGGCCTCGACTAACTTCTACCACACGGCTTCCTGCTGCCCCAAGAGCTACACAGAGAGGGATGAGGTTGCTAAGCAAAAGATCAGTGTGCGCATCTCTGATGAGATCCTGGAGAGCCTGCCACCAGAGGTTACCAGCATTGAGGGTGCAGCTATCTGCCACTTCGATGAGGACGTCTTCATCATCGGAGGCTGGAAGAACAGTGATGATGTGGACAAGCAGTACCGCAAGGAGGCGTACCGCTACTGTGCTGAGAGAAAGCGCTGGATGCTGCTGCCGCCCATGCCTCAGCCTCGCTGCAGAGCCACTGCATGCCACGTCCGCATCCCCTACCGTTTCCTTTATGGCTGCCAGCGCTACCCCATGCCCCAGAACCTGGCCCGCCAGCGAGATCGCAtgcagcagatgcagcagctTCACCGACGCACACTCACCCTGCGCCGGCAGCTGCAGTCGCAGATTGAGTGCTGA
- the aclya gene encoding ATP-citrate synthase, with protein MSAKAISEQTGKEFLYKYICTSAAVQNRFRFANVTAETDLERLAREHPWLLTERLVVKPDQLIKRRGKLGLVGVNLDLNGVREWLKPRLMKETTVGKAKGVLKNFLIEPFVAHKQEEEFYVCIYATREGDYVLFHHEGGVDVGDVDAKAKKLLIGVDEKISEDSVKKELLTHVPNDKKPVLASFIVGLFNLYEDLFFTYLEINPLVVTKDGVYVLDMAAKIDATADYICKAKWGDVEFPPPFGREAYPEEAYIADLDAKSGASLKLTLLNPRGRIWTMVAGGGASVVYSDTICDLGGVDELANYGEYSGAPSEQQTYDYAKTILSLMTREKHRDGKVLIIGGSIANFTNVAATFKGIVRAIRDYQVPLKEHEVTIFVRRGGPNYQEGLRVMGEVGKTTGIPIHVFGTETHMTAIVGMALGHRPIPNLPPVAAHTANFLLNSSGSTSTPASSRTASFSENKAKVESSPAKKAKSGAPIAKATTLFSKHTKSIVWGMQTRAVQGMMDFDYVCSRDEPSVAAMVYPFTGDHKQKFYWGHKEILIPVYKNMSDAMKKHPDVDVLISFASLRSAFDSTMETMQYPQIHTIAIIAEGIPEAHTRKIIKAADEKGVTIIGPATVGGIKPGCFKIGNTGGMLDNILASKLYRPGSVAYVSRSGGMSNELNNIISRTTNGVFEGVAIGGDRYPGSVFTDHVLRYQDTPEVKMIVVLGEIGGTEEYKICEGIKKGRITKPVVCWCIGTCATMFSSEVQFGHAGACANQASETAVAKNSALKEAGAFVPKSFDELGDIISSVYDDLVAKGVIQPAEEMPPPTVPMDYSWARELGLIRKPASFMTSICDERGQELIYAGMPITEVFKSEIGLGGTLGLLWFQRRLPRYACQFIEMCLMVTADHGPAVSGAHNTIVCARAGKDLISSLTSGLLTIGDRFGGALDAAAKQFSKAFDSGMLPMEFVNKMKKDGKLIMGIGHRVKSINNPDMRVQILKDFVKQHFPSNQLLDYALDVEKITTSKKPNLILNVDGFIGVAFVDLLRTCGGFTRDEADEFVEIGALNGIFVLGRSMGFIGHYLDQKRLKQGLYRHPWDDISYVLPEHMSM; from the exons ATGTCGGCCAAAGCCATCTCGGAGCAGACGGGGAAGGAGTTCCTGTACAAGTACATCTGCACATCGGCTGCTGTCCAAAACAGATTCCGCTTTGCCAACGTGACGGCCGAGACAGACTTGGAACGGCTGGCGAGAGAGCACCCATGGCTGCTCACAGAG AGGCTGGTGGTGAAGCCGGACCAGCTGATCAAGAGGCGAGGGAAGCTGGGCCTGGTGGGCGTCAACCTGGACCTGAATGGCGTCAGAGAATGGCTGAAGCCCCGCCTCATGAAAGAGACGACA GTGGGAAAAGCTAAAGGCGTTCTCAAGAACTTCCTCATCGAGCCATTTGTCGCACATAAGCAG GAGGAGGAGTTCTACGTGTGCATCTACGCCACCCGAGAGGGAGACTATGTGCTGTTTCACCATGAGGGAGGGGTGGATGTGGGAGACGTGGATGCCAAGGCGAAGAAGTTGCTAATTGGGGTGGATGAAAAGATCAGCGAAGACTCTGTGAAGAAAGAGCTGCTGACTCACGTCCCCAACGACAAGAAACC GGTCCTGGCCAGCTTCATTGTCGGGCTCTTCAACCTGTATGAGGACCTGTTCTTCACATACCTGGAGATCAATCCACTGg TGGTCACAAAAGATGGAGTTTACGTGCTGGACATGGCAGCCAAGATCGATGCCACAGCTGACTACATCTGCAAGGCCAAGTGGGGCGATGTGGAGTTTCCTCCACCCTTCGGCAGGGAGGCTTATCCTGAG GAGGCCTACATTGCCGACCTTGATGCCAAGAGTGGTGCCAGCCTGAAACTGACCCTGCTTAACCCCCGAGGCAGGATCTGGACCATGGTGGCAGGAGGAGGTGCCTCCGTGGTGTACAG TGACACAATCTGTGACCTGGGTGGTGTCGACGAGCTGGCCAATTATGGCGAGTATTCAGGAGCTCCAAGTGAACAGCAGACCTACGACTACGCCAAGACAATCCTGTCTCTGATGACCAGGGAGAAACACCGAGATG GAAAGGTTTTGATCATCGGGGGAAGCATCGCAAACTTCACAAATGTTGCAGCAACATTTAAG GGGATCGTTCGAGCTATCAGAGACTATCAGGTGCCACTAAAGGAGCATGAGGTGACAATTTTTGTCCGTCGTGGAGGCCCCAACTACCAGGAAGGTCTCAGAGTGATGGGAGAAGTTG GCAAGACCACTGGGATCCCCATCCACGTCTTTGGCACAGAAACTCACATGACAGCCATTGTTGGCATGGCACTGGGCCACCGGCCAATCCCCAACCTGCCTCCTGTTGCTGCTCACACTGCCAACTTCCTCCTCAACTCCAGCGGCAGCACATCG ACCCCTGCATCCAGCAGAACTGCCTCTTTCTCTGAAAACAAAGCCAAAGTTGAGAGCTCACCAGCCAAGAAGGCCAAAAGTGGAGCTCCTATCG CCAAAGCAACAACCCTCTTCAGCAAACACACCAAGTCCATAGTGTGGGGTATGCAGACCCGGGCAGTACAGGGCATGATGGACTTTGACTACGTCTGCTCCAGAGACGAGCCGTCTGTGGCAGCCATGGTTTACCCATTCAC TGGAGACCACAAGCAGAAGTTCTACTGGGGCCATAAAGAGATCCTCATCCCTGTGTATAAGAACATGAGTGACGCCATGAAGAAGCACCCTGATGTGGACGTGCTCATCAGCTTTGCATCTCTGCGTTCGGCCTTTGATAGCACCATGGAGACCATGCAGTACCCACAG ATTCACACCATTGCCATCATCGCTGAGGGAATCCCTGAAGCCCATACCAGGAAGATCATCAAGGCCGCGGATGAGAAGGGTGTCACGATCATCGGACCAGCAACC GTTGGAGGAATCAAGCCAGGCTGCTTCAAGATCGGGAACACCGGAGGCATGCTGGACAACATCCTCGCCTCAAAGCTCTATCGCCCCGGCAGCGTGGCCTACGTGTCTCGCTCAGGCGGCATGTCCAACGAGCTCAACAACATCATCTCCCGCACCACCAATGGTGTTTTTGAAGGTGTGGCCATCGGTGGAGACAG ATACCCAGGCTCTGTGTTTACTGACCATGTGCTGCGCTACCAAGACACTCCTGAAGTGAAGATGATCGTTGTCCTGGGAGAG ATTGGAGGCACAGAGGAGTACAAGATCTGCGAGGGTATTAAAAAGGGCAGGATTACAAAGCCGGTGGTGTGCTGGTGTATTGGCACCTGTGCCACCATGTTCTCCTCAGAG GTTCAGTTCGGCCATGCAGGAGCCTGTGCCAACCAGGCGTCTGAGACAGCAGTAGCTAAGAACTCGGCTCTGAAGGAGGCCGGTGCCTTCGTCCCCAAGAGCTTTGATGAGCTGGGAGACATCATTAG CTCTGTTTATGATGACCTCGTTGCCAAAGGAGTTATCCAGCCAGCCGAAGAGATGCCTCCCCCAACTGTTCCAATGGATTACTCCTGGGCACGA GAGCTGGGTCTGATCCGTAAGCCCGCTTCCTTCATGACCAGTATCTGTGACGAGAGGGGTCAGGAGCTCATCTACGCAGGCATGCCCATCACTGAGGTCTTCAAGTCAGAAATAGGCCTTGGAGGAACGCTGGGGCTTCTGTGGTTCCAGAGGAG GTTGCCGAGATATGCCTGCCAGTTCATCGAGATGTGTCTGATGGTGACTGCTGATCACGGCCCTGCTGTTTCCGGTGCCCACAACACCATCGTCTGTGCTCGAGCAGGCAAAGATCTCATCTCCAGCCTCACCTCCGGCCTTCTCACCATC GGTGATCGCTTTGGAGGTGCTCTGGATGCTGCAGCAAAGCAGTTCAGCAAGGCGTTTGACAGCGGCATGCTGCCCATGGAGTTTGTCAACAAGATGAAGAAGGATGGGAAGCTGATCATGGGCATTGGACACAGAGTCAAATCG ATTAACAACCCAGACATGAGAGTCCAGATCCTGAAGGACTTTGTGAAGCAGCACTTCCCCTCCAACCAGCTGCTGGACTACGCTCTAGATGTGGAGAAAATCACCACATCCAAA AAACCAAACTTGATCCTGAATGTGGACGGCTTCATCGGTGTGGCCTTTGTGGACTTGCTCCGGACTTGTGGTGGTTTTACACG GGATGAAGCCGATGAGTTTGTGGAAATTGGAGCTCTGAATGGCATCTTTGTCCTGGGCCGCAGCATGGGATTCATTG GACACTACCTGGACCAGAAGAGGCTGAAGCAGGGTCTCTATCGCCACCCCTGGGATGACATCTCCTACGTGCTCCCAGAACACATGTCCATGTAA
- the cnp gene encoding 2',3'-cyclic-nucleotide 3'-phosphodiesterase, whose product MDTEKSDKVLHASETPQPEETVMEKEVVSKLETAEETEKPPAAGGDTAQMAVNGHDTEVITSQTEDINVTETVAVSAEEPKMEIEENLPTETSETESMPVEVAPPEPVESSETISDPVEALDTEPENIQPEQPVPENDPEPLPVQTPLAESAPEPEPEKLAETVPEAELEKQTLPEPVMLQQPVDIQPPSQEEKETELKTTMDAVAEEVAKMSVADVEKPAEPVSVTVASPDKTAVTVSVTEASPEKMAETVSATEAAPEKPAATMPVTEASPEKPKEAVTVKEEASAEIEDKKEPEKSAESVKGAEAAPEGEGVKSEKDAEPQQEEDPVPAPGSLSFAFLEREQTKDALRISRTLVVLRGLPGSGKSFLARAIADTYKEHCSIICADDHGVKPESPEASVEGYKALDEAVVARSSAGTSSPLLLVVDDTNHAQDRLARLGEIAEQHNLVAVFLEPRTEWSRDVAQLIKKTKRGLEEAKLEAMRGPIEEMSLPLYFGWFLLSSVQDKVRCTSMDFLKTLDTMEAFKKHLIDFTGKAEKEVDLEQYFQAKGTLHCTTKFCDYGKAEGAKEYAQIPAVKDLNGSVFELSLSALFVTPRTVGARVSLTKEQLVLWPADAEKEVESAASLPLGSRAHVTLGCAEGVDPVQTGLDLLDILALQQGGQQGELVEEMELGSLTYYGEGRWLLSLREPICTPACFSSFYERKELVPAKKEQEKKKKQKCSIL is encoded by the exons ATGGATACTGAAAAGAGCGACAAGGTTTTACATGCGTCAGAGACTCCACAGCCAGAGGAGACTGTAATGGAAAAAGAGGTTGTGTCCAAACTGGAGACAGCGGAGGAGACTGAGAAGCCACCAGCTGCTGGCGGAGACACTGCGCAGATGGCAGTGAATGGTCATGATACTGAAGTCATAACTTCACAAACAGAAGACATAAATGTAACAGAAACTGTTGCAGTGTCTGCAGAAGAACCAAAAATGGAGATTGAGGAGAACTTGCCCACAGAAACATCTGAAACTGAGTCGATGCCTGTTGAGGTCGCACCACCAGAACCAGTTGAGTCATCTGAAACAATCTCTGACCCAGTTGAAGCTTTAGACACAGAACCTGAAAACATCCAGCCTGAACAGCCTGTGCCAGAGAACGACCCAGAACCTTTGCCTGTGCAAACGCCTCTGGCAGAGAGTGCCCCTGAACCAGAGCCAGAGAAATTGGCAGAAACAGTTCCAGAAGCCGAACTAGAAAAGCAAACATTACCTGAACCAGTCATGCTGCAGCAGCCAGTGGATATACAACCACCCAGccaagaggagaaagagacagaactGAAGACTACAATGGATGCTGTGGCAGAAGAAGTTGCCAAAATGTCTGTGGCAGATGTAGAAAAACCAGCAGAACCCGTGTCGGTGACAGTAGCTTCCCCTGATAAAACGGCAGTAACCGTGTCAGTGACAGAAGCCTCCCCAGAAAAAATGGCAGAAACTGTGTCGGCGACAGAAGCGGCCCCAGAAAAACCAGCAGCAACTATGCCGGTGACAGAAGCTTCCCCAGAAAAGCCAAAAGAAGCTGTGACCGTAAAGGAGGAGGCATCTGCTGAAATTGAGGACAAGAAAGAACCGGAAAAATCAGCTGAGTCTGTGAAGGGAGCTGAGGCAGCACCAGAAGGCGAAGGTGTTAAATCTGAGAAAGATGCTGAGCCTCAACAGGAGGAGGATCCAGTCCCTGCGCCTGGCTCCCTGTCCTTTGCCTTCCTGGAGCGAGAGCAGACCAAAGACGCCCTTCGAATCTCTCGTACCCTTGTTGTCCTCAGAGGCCTTCCAGGAAGTGGTAAAAGCTTCTTGGCCCGTGCCATCGCTGATACCTACAAAGAGCACTGCTCAATAATCTGTGCTGACGACCACGGTGTGAAGCCAGAGAGTCCAGAAGCATCCGTGGAAGGATACAAGGCTCTGGATGAGGCTGTGGTGGCCCGCAGCAGTGCAGGAACATCTTCccctctgctgctggtggtggacGACACCAACCACGCCCAGGATCGGCTGGCCCGCCTGGGGGAGATTGCAGAGCAACACAATCTAGTTGCTGTCTTTTTGGAGCCCCGTACTGAGTGGAGCAGAGATGTAGCACAGTTGATCAAGAAGACCAAGCGTGGACTGGAGGAGGCCAAACTGGAAGCCATGAGAGGTCCAATTGAGGAAATGTCCCTTCCTCTTTACTTTGGCTGGTTTCTTCTCTCCTCCGTCCAGGACAAGGTCAGGTGCACATCGATGGACTTCCTGAAAACGCTGGACACCATGGAGGCCTTCAAGAAACACCTGATTGACT tcactGGGAAAGCTGAGAAGGAGGTGGATTTGGAGCAGTACTTTCAAGCCAAAGGGACCCTCCACTGCACTACAAAATTCTGCGACTATGGAAAAGCAGAGGGTGCCAAAGAGTATGCACAGATTCCA GCAGTCAAAGATCTCAATGGTTCTGTGTTCGAGCTGTCACTGAGCGCTCTCTTTGTCACTCCTCGCACTGTTGGTGCCAGAGTGTCCCTCACCAAGGAGCAGCTTGTGCTGTGGCCAGCCGATGCCGAAAAGGAGGTTGAGTCTGCCGCCTCCCTGCCTCTGGGAAGCCGAGCCCACGTCACTCTGGGTTGCGCAGAGGGTGTCGATCCGGTTCAAACAGGTCTGGATCTGCTCGATATCCTGGCACTGCAGCAGGGCGGCCAACAGGGGGAGCTtgtggaggagatggagctcGGATCGCTGACCTATTACGGCGAAGGAAGGTGGCTGCTGAGTCTCAGAGAGCCAATCTGCACGCCAGCCTGCTTCTCCAGCTTCTACGAGCGCAAGGAGCTCGTGCCGGCCAAAAaagaacaggagaagaagaagaagcaaaagTGCAGCATACTGTAA
- the odad4 gene encoding outer dynein arm-docking complex subunit 4 translates to MSDLSGENEGQKPKGVFSTLMANGDWLYLKGEYKKAIESYTTALTLKPDDKTCFVGRSKCYLKMGQSDSALKDAEASLKEDKTFFEGLYQKAEALYFMGEFEFALVFYHRGQKLRPQIQDFRLGIQKAQEAIENSVGCPSSVKLEIKGDLSFLEKDEERVQPITAIQNLTTEKKQQNKKTPKNEKTTKQLLGNFYSDKKCLENLLKDKTLVNSKTKSGEKLQDVIQSSLTYLDSCTEFWSQEKPICPGERERKSMHQKRSKPRHIAPTEPAQFLLKSLDDIAAELSSGNAEGSLKKAEEVMKIMQGWSEKEVPNKKEVLGSLHSCIGNALFDLGDTDKALEHHQKDLELAEQCKLPDAMLRALDHIGQVYAQTRQFSQAIEFWERKIPLVCDGLEKTWLFHEIGWCYLELGRHEEARDYGTRSAAAADEIADEKWQINANVLVAQSELKLGNFESCVSHFERALTKAKLQEDESAMNAIQKAVDEAKQHLPQ, encoded by the exons ATGTCAGACTTGAGCGGGGAAAACGAAGGTCAAAAGCCGAAGGGCGTTTTCTCCACTTTAATGGCCAATGGGGACTGGCTGTACCTTAAAGGAGAGTATAAAAAGGCTATAGAGAGCTACACAACG GCACTGACTTTAAAGCCCGATGACAAGACCTGCTTCGTTGGCCGATCTAAATGTTACTTGAAGATGGGTCAATCTGACAGCGCTCTAAAAGATGCAGAGGCTTCACTCAAAGAGGACAAGACCTTTTTTGAG GGTTTGTACCAGAAAGCAGAGGCATTGTACTTCATGGGAGAATTTGAATTTGCGCTGGTGTTCTACCACAGAGGACAAAAGCTACGTCCACAAATACAGGATTTCAGATTGGGTATCCAGAAAGCACAGGAGGCCATAGAAAACTCTGTTGGCT GCCCTTCCTCCGTAAAACTGGAGATTAAGGGAGACCTGTCATTTCTCGAAAAAGATGAGGAG AGAGTACAGCCAATTACTGCTATTCAGAATCTGACgacagagaaaaaacagcagaacaagAAGACCCCTAAGAATGAGAAGACTACCAAACAACTGCTGGGAAATTTTTACAGTGACAAGAAATGTCTAGAAAACCTGCTGAAAGATAAAA CCCTGGTTAACAGTAAGACGAAGAGTGGTGAAAAACTGCAGGATGTCATCCAGAGCTCCCTCACGTACCTTGACAGCTGCACAGAGTTCTGGAGCCAGGAGAAACCTATCTGTCCGGGCGAAAGGGAGCGTAAGAGCATGCATCAGAAACGTAGCAAGCCACGTCACATTGCACCCACTGAACCTGCTCAATTCCTGCTGAAGAGCCTGGATGACATTGCTGCAG AGTTGTCATCAGGAAATGCAGAAGGTAGTCTCAAGAAGGCGGAAGAAGTCATGAAGATCATGCAGGGCTGGTCAGAGAAAGAGGTGCCCAATAAGAAAGAGGTTTTGGGCAGCCTGCATAGTTGCATTGGGAATGCCTTGTTTGACCTGGGAGACACGGACAAAGCATTAGAGCATCATCAAAAAGACTTGGAACTGGCAGAACAATG CAAACTCCCAGATGCAATGTTGAGGGCTTTGGACCACATTGGGCAGGTTTATGCCCAAACTAGACAGTTCTCACAGGCCATTGAGTT CTGGGAGAGGAAGATTCCCCTGGTCTGTGATGGTCTGGAGAAGACCTGGTTGTTTCATGAGATCGGTTGGTGTTACCTGGAGCTCGGTCGCCACGAAGAAGCCCGAGACTATGGCACCcgatcagctgctgcagctgatgaaATTGCCGATGAGAAATGGCagataaatgctaatgttttaGTGGCACAGTCAGAAt TGAAACTTGGAAACTTTGAATCCTGTGTCTCCCACTTTGAGAGAGCCTTAACCAAAGCCAAACTGCAAGAAGACGAGTCTGCCATGAATGCCATTCAGAAG GCCGTCGATGAAGCAAAACAACATCTACCACAGTGA